One genomic window of Malaciobacter molluscorum LMG 25693 includes the following:
- a CDS encoding efflux RND transporter periplasmic adaptor subunit, with amino-acid sequence MIKKLLLVVIIFTTSLLAQGEALVNTEVLKRGKINPLTEFIGTVKFENSSNLASETDGLVKNIYIEVGKNVKKGDVLIKVDSLILDAQINSAIAQVNIAEVELKNAKNDYERYLVLINKKSIAQKTFDDIKLAYELAKQKLYSTKANLKQLTIQRDKKSIKAPYDGVIVSKNVNLNEWVNSGSVVAKIVNTKNIEMTFNLPLSYVDNLDKKHNYEVVLPNMTVNAQLYAAIPSGDKLTRTFPVRFKTKLYNKFIFDGAQAKVKLSKNIKTNAFIINRDAVIKRFGQNVIFVINNKSIANMIPVEVIGFDGLIVGIKASDLKEGMNVVVKGNERVFPNQAVKVLNK; translated from the coding sequence GTGATAAAAAAGTTATTGTTAGTTGTTATCATATTTACAACTTCATTATTAGCACAAGGTGAAGCTTTAGTAAATACAGAAGTTTTAAAAAGAGGAAAGATTAATCCTTTAACTGAATTTATTGGAACTGTGAAGTTTGAAAATAGTTCTAATCTTGCAAGTGAAACAGATGGATTGGTGAAAAATATCTATATTGAAGTAGGAAAAAATGTAAAAAAAGGTGATGTTTTAATAAAAGTAGATTCTTTAATATTAGATGCACAAATAAATTCAGCAATTGCACAAGTTAATATTGCAGAAGTTGAACTAAAAAATGCGAAAAATGATTATGAAAGATATTTAGTTTTGATAAATAAAAAATCAATTGCACAAAAAACTTTTGATGATATAAAATTGGCTTATGAATTAGCTAAACAAAAATTATATTCAACAAAAGCTAATTTAAAACAACTAACTATTCAAAGAGATAAAAAGTCAATAAAAGCACCATATGATGGAGTTATTGTATCTAAAAATGTAAATTTAAATGAGTGGGTTAATAGTGGTAGTGTAGTTGCAAAAATAGTGAATACAAAAAATATTGAAATGACTTTTAACTTACCTCTTTCATATGTGGATAATTTAGATAAAAAGCATAATTATGAAGTTGTTTTACCAAATATGACAGTTAATGCACAATTATATGCAGCTATTCCAAGTGGAGATAAACTAACAAGAACTTTTCCCGTTAGATTTAAAACAAAACTTTATAACAAATTTATTTTTGATGGAGCCCAAGCAAAAGTTAAATTATCAAAAAATATAAAGACTAATGCTTTTATTATAAATAGAGATGCCGTTATTAAAAGATTTGGTCAAAATGTTATTTTTGTAATAAATAATAAATCAATAGCAAATATGATACCAGTAGAAGTAATTGGTTTTGATGGATTAATCGTTGGTATAAAAGCGAGTGATCTTAAAGAAGGAATGAATGTAGTTGTAAAAGGAAATGAACGAGTATTTCCAAACCAAGCTGTAAAAGTTTTAAATAAATAG
- a CDS encoding DoxX family protein: MNTTTSEDLGKLLLRLTLAILMLFHGYAKIKYGVSFVEGLLIKNNMPSFLAYGAYIGEIIAPILIIIGYKTRLCALIIIINMIVAIYLAHPQDLFLLSEYNAPVLETIYLYIFGYIAIMLLGAGKISVDGK, translated from the coding sequence ATGAATACTACGACATCAGAAGATTTAGGGAAACTACTTTTAAGATTAACACTTGCAATATTAATGCTTTTTCATGGATATGCAAAAATTAAATATGGAGTAAGTTTTGTTGAAGGATTATTAATAAAAAATAATATGCCTTCTTTTTTAGCTTATGGAGCTTATATAGGTGAAATAATAGCACCAATTTTAATTATTATTGGATATAAAACACGACTTTGCGCTTTGATTATTATAATTAATATGATTGTAGCTATTTATCTTGCTCACCCACAAGATTTATTTTTATTATCAGAATATAATGCACCTGTATTAGAAACTATATATTTGTATATATTTGGTTATATTGCAATTATGCTTTTAGGTGCAGGAAAAATCTCTGTAGATGGAAAGTAA
- a CDS encoding protein adenylyltransferase SelO: protein MKLDELEFQTKYLDSVDKKFYQLLDATALDDAFLISYNKKLCDEIELDYKECETKDFVDFINGKKVLKGSIPYSMVYAGHQFGQFVPKLGDGRAINLGSIKSWHLQTKGSGLTNYSRQGDGRAVLRSSIREYIISEAMYALNIPTTRALAIIGSDHDVYRGPFEIEKGAVVLRASSSWIRIGTFEFFARSEDPKKNLTSLADFVISENYKHLENDKNKYEKFFYELVDKTALLIAKWQVYGFMHGVMNTDNMSVDGISIDYGPFSFMDYFEKHYICNHTDVEGRYSYNNQPYIAKWNLFVLADSLSFIADFENLQKYLKNFFSLHEEAYLELMNERLGLDINLSGDRNLDLIIRLLKALEESKIDYNFFFYLLSKIENPDDFASVLDNCIYPEHMKKWIEDYKRVLLLDPRTHNQRCEEMSRVNPKYIIKNYILEEAIKDAQNDDFKLVNDLLNIAQNPFSEHKEFERYSKATPLKYANIKLSCSS from the coding sequence ATGAAATTAGATGAATTAGAATTTCAAACAAAATATTTAGATAGTGTTGATAAAAAATTTTACCAACTATTAGATGCAACTGCCCTTGATGATGCTTTTTTAATATCTTACAATAAAAAACTTTGTGATGAAATAGAACTTGATTATAAAGAGTGTGAAACAAAAGATTTTGTTGATTTTATAAATGGTAAAAAAGTATTAAAAGGTTCAATTCCTTATTCTATGGTTTATGCAGGACATCAATTTGGGCAGTTTGTTCCAAAACTTGGAGATGGAAGAGCAATAAACTTAGGAAGTATAAAATCTTGGCATTTACAAACAAAAGGTTCTGGACTTACAAACTATTCAAGACAAGGTGACGGAAGGGCAGTTTTGCGTTCAAGTATAAGAGAGTATATAATAAGTGAAGCAATGTATGCTTTAAATATACCAACAACAAGAGCTTTGGCTATTATTGGTTCAGACCACGATGTTTATAGAGGTCCTTTTGAAATAGAAAAGGGTGCTGTGGTTTTAAGAGCAAGTAGTTCATGGATAAGAATAGGTACTTTTGAATTTTTTGCAAGAAGTGAAGACCCTAAAAAGAACTTAACTTCATTGGCAGATTTTGTAATTAGTGAAAACTATAAACATTTAGAAAATGATAAAAATAAATATGAAAAGTTTTTTTATGAATTAGTTGATAAAACAGCACTTCTTATAGCAAAATGGCAAGTTTATGGATTTATGCATGGAGTTATGAATACAGATAATATGAGTGTAGATGGTATTAGTATTGATTATGGACCATTTAGTTTTATGGATTATTTTGAAAAACATTATATTTGTAATCATACAGATGTTGAAGGAAGATACTCTTATAATAATCAACCATATATTGCAAAATGGAATCTTTTTGTTTTAGCTGATTCTTTGAGTTTTATTGCAGATTTTGAGAATTTACAAAAGTATTTGAAAAACTTTTTTTCTTTACATGAAGAGGCATATTTAGAACTTATGAATGAAAGATTAGGACTTGATATTAATCTAAGTGGAGATAGAAATCTTGATTTAATTATAAGGTTATTAAAAGCATTGGAAGAGTCAAAAATTGACTATAATTTTTTCTTTTATTTATTGTCAAAAATTGAAAATCCAGATGATTTTGCATCTGTTTTAGATAATTGTATTTATCCTGAACATATGAAAAAATGGATAGAAGATTATAAAAGAGTTTTACTTTTAGATCCAAGAACTCATAATCAAAGATGTGAAGAAATGAGTAGAGTAAATCCAAAATATATAATAAAAAATTATATATTAGAAGAAGCAATAAAAGATGCACAAAATGATGATTTTAAGTTAGTAAATGATTTATTAAATATTGCTCAAAACCCTTTTTCTGAGCACAAAGAGTTTGAACGATACTCTAAAGCAACACCATTAAAGTATGCAAATATTAAGTTATCTTGTTCTTCCTAA
- a CDS encoding tetratricopeptide repeat protein, producing MNSVKIKKVLKLLFVINIIFIFTGCNDSSEKIVNNKIALQIPKVNENEIGKYYNFSDYLDAKTDPSAATKIGYSYSEELKDYDKAIKWYKYSNSMKPTGVNSNYMCYAYQMKKDYDEAIKWCKNAIDLGNKEVYANLGDMYFNMKKYEDSIIIYKEGYKKTNNTDLLTNIAYIYDEEKKDYKETEKWYIKASKEGNLKAYQGLSYLYFSKLNKKIKSSAYAIALIENKYSKSSVIKILKERNFTKDVIQKGYDLQLNSDEFPIKYKGKLDLDE from the coding sequence ATGAATAGTGTGAAGATAAAAAAGGTACTAAAATTACTATTTGTAATAAATATAATATTTATATTTACAGGATGTAATGATAGTAGTGAAAAAATAGTAAATAATAAGATTGCTTTGCAAATACCCAAAGTTAATGAAAATGAAATTGGGAAATATTATAATTTTAGTGATTATTTAGATGCAAAAACAGACCCAAGCGCTGCAACAAAGATAGGATACTCATACTCAGAAGAATTAAAAGATTATGATAAAGCTATCAAATGGTATAAATACTCAAACTCGATGAAACCAACAGGAGTAAATTCAAATTATATGTGTTATGCATATCAAATGAAAAAAGATTATGATGAAGCAATAAAATGGTGTAAAAATGCAATTGATTTGGGGAATAAAGAAGTATATGCAAATTTAGGAGATATGTATTTTAATATGAAGAAATATGAAGATTCTATAATAATATATAAAGAAGGTTATAAAAAAACAAATAATACTGACTTGTTAACAAATATTGCATACATATATGATGAAGAAAAGAAAGATTATAAAGAAACAGAGAAATGGTATATAAAAGCATCAAAAGAAGGAAACTTAAAAGCATATCAAGGACTTTCTTATTTATATTTTTCTAAATTAAATAAGAAAATCAAGTCCTCTGCATATGCAATAGCATTAATAGAAAATAAATATAGTAAAAGTTCAGTAATTAAAATATTAAAAGAAAGAAACTTTACTAAAGATGTAATCCAAAAAGGTTATGACTTACAACTAAATTCAGATGAATTTCCAATAAAATATAAAGGTAAGTTAGATTTAGATGAATAG
- a CDS encoding TetR/AcrR family transcriptional regulator, with amino-acid sequence MPKIVNKELKRKEIAISCMDLIYDVGIRKLTVDEVAKKANIGKGTVYEYFENKEDIVFEIINMHIQKAQQDFCKKIKKLKTTREKIYEVFSFVLDNSENSVRRFNYYKEYVSIVLSNENENMLKFNCNCKDFITQQIENILNEAVNKGELNGNASELVEVILIFEKGLAFLKMTQKDIELKNICLNFIDLILKKS; translated from the coding sequence ATGCCAAAAATCGTAAATAAAGAATTAAAAAGAAAAGAGATAGCAATATCATGTATGGATTTAATTTACGATGTAGGAATTAGAAAACTAACAGTAGATGAAGTGGCTAAAAAAGCCAATATTGGTAAAGGTACTGTATATGAATATTTTGAAAATAAAGAAGATATAGTTTTTGAAATTATAAATATGCATATACAAAAAGCACAACAAGACTTTTGTAAAAAGATCAAAAAACTTAAAACAACTAGAGAAAAGATTTATGAGGTTTTTTCTTTTGTTTTGGATAATAGTGAAAATAGTGTTAGGCGATTTAACTATTATAAAGAATATGTTTCTATTGTATTATCTAATGAGAATGAAAATATGCTTAAATTTAATTGTAATTGTAAAGATTTCATTACACAACAAATAGAAAATATTTTAAATGAAGCAGTCAATAAAGGTGAGTTAAATGGTAATGCATCTGAATTAGTTGAGGTTATACTTATTTTTGAAAAGGGTTTAGCTTTTTTAAAAATGACACAAAAAGATATTGAATTAAAAAATATATGTTTAAATTTTATTGATCTAATTTTAAAAAAATCTTGA
- a CDS encoding PLP-dependent transferase yields the protein MKKEVFKHIACGETLPIKNIHAVSVSMPTLQDVIDYEEHTPEILEKIKSAYPRFILHPYLKILAKYIKEKYSVCDNYEVVLLSSQEAVKIVSDKYFIYNKIDIDEPFGVILVIKGTTQLQKVLTFIQHVGCNLSSRFAQDYLYKVKIIDTIHKEELEDEKTATFTLKNTLAKAYNQPIENIGLAPSGMNAIYSVVRGLKKIQEKSNRTILVQLGWLYLDTMNIVEHHYDRTKKFLDISNLDIVEEFLEKNGLNVSAIITEIPTNPLIQSVDVKRLRQLCDKYNIPLVIDATLATPYNLNLKPYADILVESLTKFACGNADVLMGAVILNENFKISHMQGEFFKHLDMVYIKDIQRLAYEIKGYEKRVKKISANTKKLIKYFKQNPLIDRIYYCCNEENKKNYEIAMIDDNSYSGLISVTFKKDFRKIYDNLNFAKGPSLGTEFTLLMPYVYLAHYDYISCKKGQEFLKKINLPIDLLRISVGTENIEDIINEFKRVESLIS from the coding sequence ATGAAAAAAGAAGTATTTAAGCACATTGCTTGTGGGGAAACACTACCTATAAAAAATATTCATGCAGTTTCAGTAAGTATGCCAACACTTCAAGATGTCATAGATTATGAAGAGCATACTCCTGAAATACTAGAAAAAATAAAAAGTGCTTATCCTAGATTTATTTTGCATCCTTATTTAAAAATTCTTGCAAAATATATCAAAGAAAAATATAGTGTTTGTGACAATTATGAAGTTGTACTTTTAAGTTCACAAGAGGCTGTAAAAATTGTAAGTGATAAATATTTTATTTATAATAAAATAGATATTGATGAACCTTTTGGTGTAATTTTAGTAATAAAAGGAACAACACAACTTCAAAAAGTTCTTACTTTTATTCAACATGTTGGTTGTAATTTATCTTCAAGATTTGCACAAGATTATTTATATAAAGTAAAAATAATCGATACAATTCACAAAGAAGAATTAGAAGATGAAAAAACTGCAACATTTACACTAAAAAATACTCTTGCAAAAGCATACAATCAACCAATAGAAAACATAGGACTTGCGCCATCAGGTATGAATGCAATATACTCTGTTGTAAGAGGTTTGAAAAAAATCCAAGAAAAAAGTAATAGAACTATTTTAGTTCAACTTGGATGGTTATACCTTGATACTATGAATATAGTTGAGCATCATTATGATAGAACAAAAAAGTTTCTTGATATTTCAAATCTTGATATAGTAGAAGAGTTTTTAGAAAAAAATGGATTAAATGTATCTGCAATAATTACTGAAATTCCTACAAACCCATTAATTCAAAGTGTTGATGTAAAAAGATTAAGACAATTATGTGATAAATACAATATTCCACTTGTTATTGATGCAACTTTAGCAACACCATATAATCTAAATCTAAAACCATATGCAGATATTTTAGTAGAATCACTTACTAAATTTGCCTGTGGAAATGCAGATGTATTAATGGGAGCAGTTATATTAAATGAAAACTTCAAAATTTCACATATGCAAGGTGAATTTTTCAAACATCTTGATATGGTATATATAAAAGATATTCAAAGATTAGCTTATGAAATAAAAGGATACGAAAAAAGAGTAAAAAAAATAAGTGCAAATACAAAAAAACTTATAAAATATTTTAAACAAAACCCACTTATAGATAGAATTTATTACTGTTGTAATGAAGAAAATAAAAAAAACTATGAAATAGCAATGATTGATGATAACTCATATTCAGGACTAATTTCTGTAACATTTAAAAAAGATTTTAGAAAAATATATGATAACTTAAACTTTGCAAAAGGACCAAGTCTAGGAACTGAATTCACTTTGCTTATGCCATATGTTTATTTAGCACATTATGATTATATCTCTTGTAAAAAAGGCCAAGAGTTTTTAAAAAAAATAAACTTACCTATTGATTTACTTCGTATTTCAGTTGGAACTGAAAATATTGAAGATATTATCAACGAATTTAAAAGAGTAGAAAGTCTTATTTCTTAA
- a CDS encoding trans-sulfuration enzyme family protein, protein MYKNIETTLSHIAKFAPFEDVAGASHFPIYNTGTFDLKKQNGDKIYDYTRSDNPTREMLENLFTEVENGAGCVCTHTGIASVALLFETVLKANSHIVVEADCYGGTFRLLKVFKEKYNITVHFANFLEFDKLEEILKTNPIDLVLCESPTNPGLKIIDLEEVATLAHKYNSLFAVDNSLATFISQRPLDLGADFSLFSTTKYISGHGAVVAGAIVAKTKELSQQIHYYANAHGRSQNPMDVYLISLGIPTLKVRMKEHQESSLKIAQFLEKQDYIKKVTHPALKSHPQYELANKQMKYIPGVFCADFTTQELAEKFIENTKFFGEKCSFGSPDSRVEIPAKISHASFSKEELAAIGISDSTVRFSIGLENVEDLIEDIEQSVK, encoded by the coding sequence ATGTATAAAAATATTGAAACAACATTAAGCCATATAGCAAAATTTGCTCCGTTTGAAGATGTAGCTGGAGCTTCACATTTTCCAATTTATAACACAGGAACATTTGATTTAAAAAAACAAAATGGTGATAAAATTTATGATTACACAAGAAGTGATAACCCAACAAGAGAGATGTTAGAAAATCTTTTCACAGAAGTTGAAAATGGTGCAGGATGTGTTTGTACACATACAGGAATTGCATCTGTTGCACTTCTATTTGAAACAGTTCTAAAAGCAAATTCTCATATTGTTGTAGAAGCTGATTGTTATGGTGGAACTTTTAGATTATTAAAAGTATTTAAAGAAAAATATAATATTACAGTTCACTTTGCAAACTTTTTAGAGTTTGATAAATTAGAAGAGATTTTAAAAACTAATCCAATTGATTTAGTATTATGTGAAAGTCCAACAAATCCTGGTCTTAAAATAATTGATTTAGAAGAAGTTGCAACTTTAGCACATAAATATAATTCACTTTTTGCAGTTGATAATTCACTTGCTACTTTTATAAGTCAAAGACCTTTAGATTTAGGAGCTGATTTTAGTCTATTTTCTACTACAAAATATATTTCAGGTCATGGAGCAGTAGTTGCAGGTGCAATTGTTGCAAAAACAAAAGAGTTAAGCCAACAAATTCACTATTATGCAAATGCACATGGTAGAAGCCAAAATCCAATGGATGTATATTTAATATCACTTGGTATTCCAACACTAAAAGTAAGAATGAAAGAGCACCAAGAGAGTTCACTAAAAATTGCACAATTTTTAGAAAAACAAGACTATATAAAAAAAGTAACTCACCCTGCTTTAAAATCTCATCCTCAATATGAGTTAGCAAATAAACAGATGAAATATATTCCAGGTGTATTTTGTGCAGATTTCACAACTCAAGAGTTAGCAGAAAAGTTTATTGAAAATACTAAATTTTTTGGAGAAAAATGCTCTTTTGGTAGTCCAGATTCAAGAGTAGAAATTCCTGCAAAAATATCACATGCAAGTTTTTCAAAAGAAGAATTAGCTGCTATTGGAATAAGTGATAGTACAGTAAGATTTTCTATTGGTTTAGAGAATGTTGAAGATTTAATAGAAGATATAGAACAATCAGTAAAGTAA
- a CDS encoding tetratricopeptide repeat protein: MKIKKVLKLLLVINIIFIFTGCNDTSDNEKKEVKYKASLPMPNTKGIREIGAISFLHQAKTDPSAATKIGYSYSEELKDYDKAIKWYKYSNSMKPTGVNSNYMCYAYQMKKDYDEAIKWCKNAIDLGNKEALDNIASLYYDKNNYEEAIKYYKELAKKYKSKKAMFNLGYIYKENIKNYKESEKWYKEAIKNNKLKAYKNLSNLYYEKLKDNVKASAYAIALINTKYSKESVIKILKERNFSNETIKKGYELQLNSDEFPIKYKGKLDLDE; encoded by the coding sequence GTGAAAATAAAAAAGGTATTAAAATTACTATTAGTAATAAATATAATATTTATATTTACAGGATGTAATGATACTAGTGATAATGAAAAAAAAGAAGTAAAATATAAAGCAAGTTTACCAATGCCAAATACTAAAGGAATTAGAGAAATAGGAGCAATATCTTTTTTACATCAAGCAAAAACAGACCCAAGTGCAGCAACAAAGATAGGATACTCATACTCAGAAGAATTAAAAGATTATGATAAAGCTATCAAATGGTATAAATACTCAAACTCGATGAAACCAACAGGAGTAAATTCAAATTATATGTGTTATGCATATCAAATGAAAAAAGATTATGATGAAGCAATAAAATGGTGTAAAAATGCAATTGATTTAGGGAATAAAGAAGCATTAGATAATATTGCATCTTTATATTATGATAAAAATAATTATGAAGAAGCAATAAAATATTATAAAGAGTTGGCAAAAAAATATAAAAGTAAAAAAGCAATGTTTAATCTAGGATATATTTATAAAGAGAATATAAAAAATTATAAAGAATCGGAAAAATGGTATAAAGAAGCAATAAAAAACAATAAATTGAAAGCATATAAAAACTTATCAAATTTGTATTATGAAAAATTAAAAGATAATGTAAAAGCAAGTGCATATGCAATTGCTTTAATAAATACAAAATATTCAAAAGAATCAGTAATTAAAATATTAAAAGAAAGAAACTTTTCAAACGAAACAATAAAAAAAGGTTATGAACTACAACTAAATTCAGATGAATTTCCAATAAAATATAAAGGTAAGTTAGATTTAGATGAATAG
- a CDS encoding TIGR01212 family radical SAM protein (This family includes YhcC from E. coli K-12, an uncharacterized radical SAM protein.), whose translation MQEAPYFTFKAYMKNIYNTALHTIPIDLDLGCPNRTKDGIGGCTFCPENGARAAQLLDAKDVEQQIKNAISFSKNRYNANEFMLYIQAYTGTFTSVINQKQIYSKLLNLYKFKAISIGTRPDCLNTKTLEYLQELNEQIDVYIDLGIQTLNDSTLKDINRGHDSKCSIEAIKKIKKYNLKVFAHIIVGFENETREDWLNTVQNIVKQKVDGIKIHNLHIIKNTQLHKQFENRAFKVYNEYEYADELIFLIRNIPKEIPIIRTSTDTSSNDLVAPIWHMQKGQFVEYINETMFYQGYAQGDLLDKQTIDLKKQNSFKLEDNSVTIWDKTYKDFYHPKSGAYTQADELFIKQSKLEEKLQKNDLNILDIGFGMGYNSLAIIKLPKEKKVNITALDKNRIIIKHSSNLNNNSDEKKILDSIFETLKYEDSNNSLQLLLGDARFTITKLEKKYDIVFLDAFLPNLNPSLLTYNFFILLKVVLNKDAIIICSQNNSIIKAGFAKAGFIYEDFNINRTDIKALIIKQGSNTTKNRYYEDPFLIYREKQIVTNFEKNI comes from the coding sequence ATGCAAGAAGCACCCTACTTTACTTTTAAAGCATATATGAAAAATATCTACAATACTGCACTTCATACTATTCCAATTGATTTAGATTTAGGTTGTCCAAATAGAACAAAAGATGGAATTGGTGGTTGTACTTTTTGTCCTGAAAACGGAGCAAGAGCAGCACAACTTTTAGATGCAAAAGATGTAGAACAGCAAATAAAAAATGCAATATCATTTTCAAAAAATAGATACAATGCAAATGAATTTATGCTTTATATCCAAGCTTATACAGGTACATTTACTTCAGTAATAAATCAAAAACAAATATATTCAAAATTACTAAATTTATATAAATTTAAAGCCATTAGCATAGGTACAAGACCAGATTGTTTAAATACAAAGACATTAGAATATTTACAAGAGTTAAATGAACAAATAGATGTTTATATAGACTTAGGTATTCAAACTTTAAATGATTCAACTTTAAAAGATATAAATAGAGGTCATGACTCAAAATGCAGTATTGAAGCTATAAAAAAGATAAAAAAATATAACTTAAAAGTATTTGCTCATATTATTGTAGGGTTTGAAAACGAGACAAGAGAAGATTGGCTAAATACAGTACAAAATATTGTAAAACAAAAAGTTGACGGAATAAAAATACACAATTTACATATAATAAAAAACACTCAATTACATAAACAGTTTGAGAATAGAGCTTTTAAAGTATATAACGAATATGAATATGCAGATGAACTTATCTTCTTGATTAGAAATATACCTAAAGAAATTCCAATAATAAGAACTTCAACAGATACTTCATCTAATGATTTAGTAGCACCTATTTGGCATATGCAAAAAGGACAATTTGTAGAATATATAAATGAAACTATGTTTTATCAAGGTTACGCTCAAGGTGATTTATTAGATAAACAAACTATAGATTTAAAAAAACAAAATAGCTTTAAATTAGAAGATAATAGTGTAACTATTTGGGATAAAACATATAAAGATTTTTATCATCCAAAAAGTGGTGCTTATACTCAAGCAGATGAACTTTTTATAAAACAATCAAAACTAGAAGAAAAACTACAAAAAAATGATTTGAATATTCTTGATATTGGTTTTGGCATGGGTTATAACTCTCTTGCTATAATAAAACTTCCGAAAGAAAAAAAAGTAAATATAACAGCACTTGATAAAAATAGAATCATAATAAAACACTCATCAAATCTAAATAATAATAGTGATGAAAAAAAGATTTTAGATTCTATATTTGAAACATTAAAATATGAAGATTCTAATAACTCTTTGCAATTATTACTAGGTGATGCAAGATTTACTATTACAAAACTAGAAAAAAAATATGACATAGTTTTTTTGGATGCTTTCTTACCAAATCTAAACCCTTCACTTTTAACTTATAATTTTTTTATACTATTAAAAGTGGTTTTAAATAAAGATGCGATTATCATTTGCTCACAAAATAACTCCATAATAAAAGCAGGTTTTGCAAAAGCTGGTTTTATTTATGAAGATTTTAATATAAATAGAACTGACATAAAAGCGCTTATAATAAAACAAGGTTCAAACACAACTAAAAACAGATATTATGAAGACCCATTTTTAATATATAGAGAAAAACAAATAGTAACAAATTTTGAAAAAAATATATAA